One genomic segment of Gorilla gorilla gorilla isolate KB3781 chromosome 23, NHGRI_mGorGor1-v2.1_pri, whole genome shotgun sequence includes these proteins:
- the C23H22orf39 gene encoding synaptic plasticity regulator PANTS isoform X2, with amino-acid sequence MCRCSLVLLSVDHEVPFSSFFIGWRAEGRAWRAGRPDMADGSGWQPPRPCEAYRAEWKLCRSARHFLHHYYVHGERPACEQWQRDLASCRDWEERRSAEAQVLGVVAHTCNLSYLGG; translated from the exons ATGTGTCGGTGCTCATTAGTTCTTCTGTCAGTCGATCACGAGGTGCCgttttcttcattcttcattGGCTGGCGGGCTGAGGGGCGGGCTTGGCGCGCCGGTCGCCCAGACATGGCGGACGGCAGCGGCTGGCAG CCGCCGCGCCCCTGCGAGGCCTACCGCGCCGAGTGGAAGCTCTGCCGCAGCGCCAGACACTTCCTACACCACTACTACGTCCACGGCGAGCGGCCGGCCTGCGAACAGTGGCAGCGCGACCTGGCCAGCTGCCGCGACTGGGAGGAGCGCCGGAGCGCCGAGGCCCAG gtgctaggtgtggtggctcacacctgtaatctcagctacttgggaggctga
- the C23H22orf39 gene encoding synaptic plasticity regulator PANTS isoform X1 — protein sequence MCRCSLVLLSVDHEVPFSSFFIGWRAEGRAWRAGRPDMADGSGWQPPRPCEAYRAEWKLCRSARHFLHHYYVHGERPACEQWQRDLASCRDWEERRSAEAQQSLCESERARVRAARKHILVWAPRQSPPPDWHLPLPQEKDE from the exons ATGTGTCGGTGCTCATTAGTTCTTCTGTCAGTCGATCACGAGGTGCCgttttcttcattcttcattGGCTGGCGGGCTGAGGGGCGGGCTTGGCGCGCCGGTCGCCCAGACATGGCGGACGGCAGCGGCTGGCAG CCGCCGCGCCCCTGCGAGGCCTACCGCGCCGAGTGGAAGCTCTGCCGCAGCGCCAGACACTTCCTACACCACTACTACGTCCACGGCGAGCGGCCGGCCTGCGAACAGTGGCAGCGCGACCTGGCCAGCTGCCGCGACTGGGAGGAGCGCCGGAGCGCCGAGGCCCAG CAATCCCTCTGTGAGAGCGAGCGGGCACGAGTCCGGGCTGCACGGAAGCACATCCTGGTGTGGGCCCCGAGGCAGAGCCCCCCTCCAGACTGGCATCTCCCTCTGCCGCAGGAGAAGGACGAGTGA